Within Octopus sinensis unplaced genomic scaffold, ASM634580v1 Contig19265, whole genome shotgun sequence, the genomic segment ctatagccttaggctgaccaaagccttgtgagtgaatttggtagatggaaactgaaagaagcccatcgtgtgtgtgtgtatgtgtacatgtttgtgtctttgtgtttgtcatgtgtatatactctctctctctctctctctcacacatacatacataaacatatatatctatgcatatattcaaatatatatacatatacaaacacacttactGAGACATTCGACTCTTGGGAAATGTGCAAAGAGTTGCTTTCTCCTGGCATAGCGGATGCTCAATCCAACCGTGACAAACACCAGGCAGCCAACTGTTATTCCAACTATAGCacctacaaaagaaaaacagcatATTAAATTATCCATGCAATTAGGAGACAGAATTTCCCTATCTGAGGTGTGAGTTAAAAATCTAAAAATTCAGAAAGGAGATAACTGCAGTAATATGGTCTTGTCTGTCTAATACAATAATCTGTAAAATATTATCTTTGCAATTAGAAGTCAGACACTccccctcttacacacacaccacctgaGCTTTAAACCTAAAaacaacaaagagagaaataaatctaATGGTATCAGCTGAAAGCTAAGGCAATAGAGACGGCAGTGGATGTGGATTTGATGAATGTAGCCAACATGTTTCTACCTTATTAAACCTTCTCAGTTGAGGggtcaatacatacacacacctaaaaaggaacccctttggtcatgaatgatcatgggattgcacctagaaagttctctcCACACCATCAATGTTGCCAAAgggaaagggaaaggcaaaggggccgatacagcttggcaccaatgacatcgCATCTCTTtttcacagctgagtgaactggagcaacgtgaaataaagtgtcttgctcaagaacacaacacgtagcctggtctgggaatcgaactcacaacctcatgattatgagcttgatgctctaaccactgagtcatgcaccttcacacacacattttatgttttaaattttacttgtttcagtcaatgaactgtggccatgctggggcaccaccttgaaggcattagtcaaacaaatcaacctcagtacttatcttttaaatacacacatggatatatacaacaggcttctttcagtttccatctaccaaatccatttacaaggctttggtcagactgaggttattgtgggagacacttgctcaaagccTGAAGAGCAGTGTAACAGCAGGCCACTGCGTCCACCATTTCTTGGTGATTTTCTATTATTAGTGCTGGCAGGTGAACAATCTTCCGGCCGATGGGTTTGTTTGGATTGTCTTTTTGCTGTGAGGGCCTCGTGAGGTTGCAGAGCAAATCCTACCAGAACCTCTTTTAAGCATCTCATAAGACATCCCAGGCAGAAGAAACGTTGCCATGCCGGACACTACAGGCCACTCGGTCTAGGAACTGAATCTGTGATTTGGTGGTCATGATGCCTTTGCACTACTTAGAGGCAACAACTCTCCAGCCCATGGGTCTGTTTCCTGGGCAGACGTTGCTTGTGAGGGTTTCATGAAGTTGGAGGGAAAATCTTACTTCTACATCTTTTAGTCCCCTTTTTTTTACAACACAGAGGAAGTGTTGGGGTTATTCTTTGACGCGTCAGTTCCCacccccaaaacacacacacagcatagaGCAACATGAAAAGAAGGGTCTGCCCAAGAACACAAGATTCCactcagtctaggaattgaacccatgatcagATGATTGAGGAGGCACCAGGTAATGTGCCTCCACAGGTGTGGTGCGAAACTGTACAATCAGTGGATTGTCTTACCTGTGTTGTAATTATTGCATTTGACTAATGTCCTGTAAGGGTTTATTGTTCGACCAACAAGCTCAACAAGGAACTCTTTGGCCTGGTTACCACAGATGTGTGCAATGTGGTTGCCGTAGTAGGTCATGTCGTTGTTGTACCTGGAATGGAAACAGAAAAAGGGAGAATTAGACAAGAAagatgcgatatatatatatatttgaatatatgcatagatatatatgtttatgtacgtatgtgaaagagagagagatagagagagtatatacacatgacaaacacaaacacacaaacatgtaggaatggctgtgtggtaagttgcttgcttaccaaccacatggttccgggttcagtcccactgcgtggcatcttggccaagtgtcttctgctatagccccgggccgaccaatgccttgtgagtggatttggtagacagaaactgaaagaagccgtcgtatatatatatatatatataatatatatatatatatatatatatatatagatatatatatataccggagtaaacacataaatgtgaaacaaggtggaaaaaagagtactcaataccagaggtagagtaatatgctttatttaaagcagcagaaaattcaacaaaacctgttactctgagtttctcgttgccgttcatcggacagtttttgctagaaaaactgtctgatgaacggcaacgagaaactcagagtaacagatttgttgaattttctgctgctttaaataaagtatatatatatatatatatatatatatatatatatatatatatatatatatatatatgtatgtttgtatgtctgtgtttgtccccctgtcattgcttgacaaccgatgctggtgtgtttacatccccgtcacttagcggttcagcaaaagagaccgatagaataagtactgggcttacaaaagaataagtccccggggtcgatttgcttgactaaaggcggtgctccagcatggccgcagtcaaatgactgaaacaagtaaaagagtaaagagagtatatatatataatgggcttctttcagtttccatatctgGTCCCACATATTAAAAAGATTGCAGCCCTGTGGTCTTGACCCAGACGTGGTATTCAAACACaatcctcttctctctccccttcatcTCCTCGCTGCAAAACCCAGGCAGCAACGGCCCCTTAATCTGGAGCCCTGTCTCCCTGCTGTCAGTACTCACTTGCATATCTTCTCTTCGTTGTATTCTCCTCCAAAGTAGAACTCTTTTGTGTTGACGCTGGAGGCGTGTCTGATGCAATGCTGGATGATGGAGCGAGTGGAGTCGTCTGTCTGGAGGCAGGTGAACACTCGGAGGTAgactggaaggagagagagagagagagagagaaagagtgagagtcaGTGGGAAAGAGGgggggaaggtgagaatggagcaggaattaatcacacacacacacacacatacttatacacaaatgcacaaacatacacacacacacacatatacaaaatacacagacaagtgcaggagtggctgtgtggtaagtagcttgtttaccaaccacatggttccgggttcagtcccactgcatggcaccttgggcaagtgtcttttactatagccttgggccgaccaaagccttgtgagtggatttggtagacggaaactgaaagaagcccgtcgtatatatgtatatatatatataatatatgcgtgtgtgtgtttgtgtgtctgtgtttgttcccccaacatcgcttgacaaccgatgctggtgtgtttatgtccgcgtaacttagcggttcggcaaaagagaccgatagaataagtactgggcttacaaaagaataagtcccggggtcgagttgctcgattaaaggcggtgctccagcatggccgcagtcaaatgactgaaacaagtttaaaaaaaaaaaaagagagacacacaacACCAAGGAATTTTACAAGGTAGAGAAGGggtcaaacaaacaaataaataaaatgctgtGGGAGCCGGGAACCATAGGGGACATAGGAATGGAATAAAAGGGAAACAATTTTGGAATAAGAGTAATTACaagatatataaattcttttacttgtttcagtcatctgactgcggccatgctggagcaccgcctttagtaaagcaaatcgaccccaggacttattctttgtaagcctagtacttattcaatcggccccttttgctgaactgctaagttatggggacgtaaacacaccagcaccggttgtcaagtgatgttggggtgacaaacacacacatacacacacacacacacacatatatatatatatatatataaaaatatatatatatatatatatatataaaaatatatatatatatatatattatatatataaatatatatatatataatatatataaatataaatatatatatataaatataaatagatatatatatatatatatatatataaatataaatataaatagatatatatatatatatatatatatagatatatatatacatacatacatatacataacgggcttccttcagtttccgtctaccaaatccattcacaaggctttggtcgtcccgaggctatagtagaagacactcacccaaggtgccgtgcagtgggactgaacccggaaccatgtggttggtaagcagagGTGTGGGAGGGGTGCTTCATCCTTATATTAGACACAAGTTACCtacaaatatttgtgtaaaaCCATAAATACGTACTTCTGAAACCTTCACGACATATATATTCCAAGATGGTGTTCGTTACTTTGCCCAGCATCCGCATCTTTGGAATGTCACAGCTTTCAAATATTCTGGCAGGACACGGCTTGTAAAGGGGCAGGTTTCTTAGggaggaaaaaacaaagaaatataacaacaacaaaaacaaaaagatgggatggtcacagctggaatgtctttgatcataggtctgtctggatcaggactgaccttgggctaaacaacaattccagccactaatactaactacactatgcctgaataaaagatgggatggtcacagctggaacgtctttgatcataggtctgtctgaatcaggactgacctggggttaaagcagaactatagccactaatactaactcgtgtactatacattagataatgtagtcctaggtacactatgcctgaataaaagatgggatggtcacagctggaacgtctttgatcataggtctctctactggatcaggactgacctggggctaaacaacacaactatagccactaatactaaatACTATActaaacattagataatgtagtcctagatacactatgcctgaataaaagatgggatggtcacagctggaatgtctttgatcataggtctgtctggatcaggactgacctggggctaagcaacaacaactatagccactaatactaactactattcTTATACATTAGATATTGTGGTCCTAGATACATCATGTCTGAAtagaagatgggatggtcatgactgggacgtctttgatcataggtctgcctggATCAGGtatgatcgaccccagtactttatttcattgaccctgtaGGAGCCAAACAAACCAAATGAACAATACACaaatgatacacatacatgcaccgaCACACAAGCGTTTCTGCTATCtcagcaaaagagagaaagaggcctACTTGCACATGGTGTTGATCTGACTCTCTGTCCACGTTGGTCCTGTAATGTTGATAATTTGACCCAGACTCACATCTGGGTGTAGCAGTTTCACACATTT encodes:
- the LOC115232070 gene encoding uncharacterized protein LOC115232070 isoform X3, whose protein sequence is MACMRIEPAHLNLANLLHEVEAEISRLENICGDKYNSSIVSYKCLKEDQISDGVQRCIKIGVKTSNHLLATPESKRDACLNLPLYKPCPARIFESCDIPKMRMLGKVTNTILEYICREGFRIYLRVFTCLQTDDSTRSIIQHCIRHASSVNTKEFYFGGEYNEEKICKYNNDMTYYGNHIAHICGNQAKEFLVELVGRTINPYRTLVKCNNYNTGAIVGITVGCLVFVTVGLSIRYARRKQLFAHFPRVECLNTATVRGTSL
- the LOC115232070 gene encoding uncharacterized protein LOC115232070 isoform X2 gives rise to the protein MACMRIEPAHLNLANLLHEVEAEISRLENICGDKYNSSIVSYKCLKEDQISDGVQRCIKIGVKTSNHLLATPESKRDACLRMKKTSDCVEKYSGRCGSLATAFVGELVEKYLRSNRMKLECDGHGRVTPTLKKHSESTTAVNFCTEAYIEKKFRKCVKLLHPDVSLGQIINITGPTWTESQINTMCKNLPLYKPCPARIFESCDIPKMRMLGKVTNTILEYICREGFRIYLRVFTCLQTDDSTRSIIQHCIRHASSVNTKEFYFGGEYNEEKICKYNNDMTYYGNHIAHICGNQAKEFLVELVGRTINPYRTLVKCNNYNTGAIVGITVGCLVFVTVGLSIRYARRKQLFAHFPRVECLSKCIQPQ
- the LOC115232070 gene encoding uncharacterized protein LOC115232070 isoform X1, whose amino-acid sequence is MACMRIEPAHLNLANLLHEVEAEISRLENICGDKYNSSIVSYKCLKEDQISDGVQRCIKIGVKTSNHLLATPESKRDACLRMKKTSDCVEKYSGRCGSLATAFVGELVEKYLRSNRMKLECDGHGRVTPTLKKHSESTTAVNFCTEAYIEKKFRKCVKLLHPDVSLGQIINITGPTWTESQINTMCKNLPLYKPCPARIFESCDIPKMRMLGKVTNTILEYICREGFRIYLRVFTCLQTDDSTRSIIQHCIRHASSVNTKEFYFGGEYNEEKICKYNNDMTYYGNHIAHICGNQAKEFLVELVGRTINPYRTLVKCNNYNTGAIVGITVGCLVFVTVGLSIRYARRKQLFAHFPRVECLNTATVRGTSL